The Desulfobacterales bacterium genome includes a region encoding these proteins:
- a CDS encoding creatininase family protein codes for MSAEAAGLSWDELRDRAKRIGVALVPAGSTERHASHLPMGTDAATAREVARRVGRKTGAVVFPALAYGVSEHPAFQGAILSDETFSSVVRELCSGIEKMGFRKILFISGHGPNNSCILSVLKELFEERPGQRLLGLAHCMTLVNQLMPDFVKDRPTGHSDFRETSIIGRPRMAQNLVVKNAVVVLPETGAMPCNLVITDGRISAVGASPAEPPGAEVLDAAGGVILPGLIDPHIHYGWVPPIEERIRAESAFGISGGVTTFIRYFRHPASYLNRVDEQIDLANRLHYQDYALHLTLFNHAQIAEIPEYVQRFGITSYKIYLNMKGPLGRGILMDLRPGAQQTDPHDVNVSADILHETFRMLQKIPARCRLSVHCEDGEVLYQGIQEARRAGLDGLAAWNFACSALAEALAIGQVAVLSRAYHVPVYFPHIGSRTAIRALREARLCGTDFIAETGPHYLTLTTDTDVGVPAKVMPPIRTGDDQTAVWKALEEGLIETIGSDHVAFTLTEKNPVDIWTARSAFPGTGLILPLLLSEGVARQRLSLQRLARITSFHAARAFGLYPRKGTLLPGSDADFVIIDEDRVWEITAKNLLTASDFSIYEGMQVRGAVKSVYVRGIKVFENGRLVTGEGIGKYIRRN; via the coding sequence ATGAGCGCTGAGGCTGCAGGCCTGTCTTGGGACGAATTGCGCGACCGTGCAAAACGAATCGGCGTTGCCCTGGTTCCGGCCGGTTCAACTGAACGTCACGCAAGCCATCTTCCCATGGGAACGGATGCCGCCACTGCCCGTGAAGTGGCAAGGCGGGTCGGCCGCAAAACCGGTGCGGTTGTCTTTCCCGCGCTGGCATACGGCGTCAGCGAACATCCGGCATTCCAAGGGGCCATTCTTTCCGACGAGACCTTTTCGTCCGTCGTTAGAGAGCTTTGCAGCGGCATTGAAAAAATGGGGTTCCGGAAGATCCTCTTCATCAGCGGCCACGGCCCGAACAATTCCTGCATTTTATCGGTACTGAAAGAACTTTTTGAGGAACGTCCCGGCCAACGGCTTCTGGGCCTGGCGCACTGCATGACCCTTGTCAATCAGCTCATGCCGGACTTCGTGAAAGACCGGCCCACCGGCCATTCCGATTTTCGCGAAACGTCCATCATTGGGAGACCACGCATGGCTCAAAACCTGGTCGTGAAAAATGCCGTTGTTGTCCTGCCGGAAACAGGGGCAATGCCCTGCAATCTGGTGATAACTGACGGCCGGATCAGCGCCGTTGGAGCTTCCCCGGCAGAGCCCCCCGGCGCAGAAGTTCTGGACGCAGCGGGCGGTGTAATCCTTCCGGGTCTCATTGATCCGCACATCCATTACGGCTGGGTGCCGCCCATCGAGGAGCGCATCCGGGCCGAGTCGGCCTTCGGCATCAGCGGCGGTGTTACCACATTTATCCGGTATTTTCGACATCCGGCATCCTACCTAAATCGGGTGGACGAGCAGATTGATCTTGCAAACCGTCTGCACTATCAGGACTATGCGCTGCATCTGACACTTTTCAATCACGCCCAGATTGCCGAAATTCCCGAATATGTTCAACGCTTCGGCATCACCTCGTATAAAATCTACCTGAACATGAAGGGGCCCCTCGGCCGTGGCATCCTCATGGACCTTCGCCCCGGCGCCCAACAGACGGACCCCCACGACGTAAACGTCAGCGCGGACATTCTGCATGAGACTTTTCGCATGTTGCAGAAAATCCCGGCCCGCTGCCGTCTCAGTGTTCATTGCGAAGATGGTGAAGTCCTGTACCAGGGGATTCAGGAGGCTCGCCGGGCCGGACTTGACGGTCTGGCTGCCTGGAATTTCGCCTGCTCCGCTCTGGCCGAAGCCCTTGCCATCGGACAGGTGGCGGTTTTGTCGCGGGCCTATCATGTACCGGTGTATTTTCCGCACATCGGTTCACGCACCGCCATCCGGGCATTGAGAGAGGCGCGTCTTTGCGGTACGGATTTTATTGCCGAAACCGGGCCGCATTATTTGACCCTCACCACCGACACCGATGTCGGCGTGCCGGCCAAAGTCATGCCGCCGATACGGACCGGCGACGACCAGACTGCCGTCTGGAAGGCGCTGGAGGAAGGCCTGATCGAAACCATCGGTTCCGACCACGTGGCGTTTACCCTCACTGAGAAAAACCCGGTCGACATCTGGACCGCCCGGTCGGCATTTCCCGGCACCGGCCTCATTCTTCCGTTGCTGCTCAGCGAAGGGGTTGCCCGCCAACGTTTGTCATTGCAGAGGCTGGCGCGCATCACCAGCTTCCATGCCGCCAGGGCTTTCGGCCTCTATCCTCGCAAAGGAACCCTCTTGCCGGGTTCGGATGCCGATTTTGTCATCATCGATGAAGATCGTGTCTGGGAAATTACGGCAAAAAATCTTCTGACCGCTTCGGACTTCAGTATTTACGAAGGAATGCAAGTAAGGGGGGCGGTTAAAAGCGTCTATGTTCGCGGCATCAAGGTCTTCGAAAACGGTCGACTTGTCACCGGAGAAGGAATCGGGAAATACATTCGCCGCAATTGA
- a CDS encoding cupin domain-containing protein, whose product MSNIEPKSKGATLAGKGRYIFDMAQLAKMDAGTGYSSANGPVVEGDRIQVGLIDFKRGTGARPHSHPNEQWIYILKGKVRVMVDNQPEKLVGEGTLIYLPANVVHSMAGLPDEDVVFFTCKDMSHGIIGMAADGTKAGPHYEPGFEPK is encoded by the coding sequence ATGAGCAATATTGAACCAAAAAGCAAGGGCGCTACCCTGGCCGGCAAGGGCCGATATATTTTCGATATGGCCCAGCTTGCCAAAATGGACGCCGGCACGGGCTATTCGTCTGCAAACGGCCCGGTCGTGGAAGGCGATCGGATTCAGGTGGGACTCATTGACTTCAAACGCGGCACCGGCGCCCGCCCGCACTCGCACCCCAACGAGCAATGGATTTACATTCTCAAGGGCAAGGTGCGCGTCATGGTGGACAATCAGCCGGAGAAACTGGTCGGGGAAGGCACGCTGATCTATCTTCCGGCCAATGTTGTGCACTCGATGGCGGGGCTGCCTGATGAAGACGTCGTCTTTTTCACTTGTAAAGACATGTCCCATGGCATTATCGGCATGGCGGCCGACGGTACCAAGGCCGGCCCCCATTATGAGCCGGGGTTTGAACCGAAATGA
- a CDS encoding amidohydrolase family protein, whose protein sequence is MIIDPHAHVAPESFIEDVRKKRFGNAVTIENGKSWELLVVKSTILGQERVHKNPLPKETYNVDLRLKDMKKQGVDMQILSVVPPMMHYSLDAGLNIELSASLNDALLELTRKYPRQFRCMAQIPLQAPEAAAKELDRAVKAGHLGAQIGSNVAGRNLDDRSLDVVWRKAAVLDVPISIHPMDVMGGADRLKDYYLRNLIGNPLDTTIAAACLIFGGVFDRFPKIKFLLSHCGGFTPWVRGRWQHGYHVRPEPKDHKAKAPERYIKKFYYDTITHNADALEFAVKTLGASHVLFGTDYPFDMGYPGKAVKVPGLSRLAQADQNRILFGNVKRLYKIKI, encoded by the coding sequence ATGATCATCGACCCCCACGCCCATGTTGCACCGGAAAGTTTTATTGAAGACGTCCGTAAAAAACGATTCGGCAATGCCGTCACAATTGAAAATGGGAAATCATGGGAACTTCTCGTCGTCAAGAGTACGATCCTCGGCCAAGAGCGTGTTCATAAAAACCCGCTGCCGAAGGAAACATACAACGTAGATCTGCGCCTGAAGGACATGAAGAAGCAGGGCGTAGATATGCAGATACTTTCGGTGGTTCCGCCGATGATGCATTACAGCCTTGATGCCGGCCTGAACATTGAGCTGTCCGCTTCACTCAACGACGCCCTGCTGGAACTCACCCGCAAATATCCCCGGCAATTTCGCTGCATGGCCCAAATCCCCCTGCAGGCGCCCGAAGCAGCGGCAAAAGAGCTGGACCGCGCCGTGAAAGCCGGTCATTTGGGAGCGCAGATCGGTTCCAACGTCGCCGGCAGGAATCTCGACGACCGCTCTCTGGATGTTGTCTGGCGCAAGGCGGCTGTTTTGGATGTGCCGATTTCCATCCACCCCATGGATGTAATGGGCGGCGCCGACAGGCTTAAAGACTATTACCTGCGCAACCTCATCGGCAACCCCTTGGACACGACCATTGCCGCCGCCTGCCTGATCTTTGGCGGCGTGTTCGATCGTTTCCCCAAGATCAAGTTCCTGTTGTCCCACTGCGGCGGATTTACGCCCTGGGTCCGAGGCCGATGGCAGCACGGCTATCATGTCCGGCCGGAACCCAAAGACCATAAGGCCAAAGCCCCTGAACGCTACATTAAAAAGTTCTACTACGACACCATCACCCACAACGCCGACGCCCTTGAATTTGCCGTAAAAACGCTGGGGGCAAGCCATGTCCTTTTTGGAACGGACTACCCCTTTGACATGGGCTACCCGGGCAAAGCGGTGAAGGTTCCCGGCCTGTCGCGTTTGGCGCAGGCGGATCAAAACCGGATACTTTTTGGAAACGTCAAGCGGCTGTATAAGATTAAGATATAG
- a CDS encoding xanthine dehydrogenase family protein subunit M: MIRLKAFSYFEPASLKEASEILTQHKGEAYPLAGGTDLLVRMKREAIRPAALVNLKRIRELNGIQSEKDGGMRIGALTTIADIENSTVVHTSHPVLAQAAGVLGAQPLRNLATIGGNIGRASPASDMAPSLMVLQARVATEGASGPGEREIDKVFAGPGSTTLSDGEIMTAFYFPAMAPATGAAYLKMGRRSGGGDCALVGVAALLTLGSGEARAVRIAMSSVGPTPRRANKAEAVILSGTITEERMRDAARVAAEEAAPITDMRCSASYRKEIIKVLTFRALQEANQKAQGGQAT; the protein is encoded by the coding sequence ATGATCAGACTCAAGGCATTTTCCTATTTTGAACCCGCTTCCCTCAAAGAAGCATCGGAAATTCTAACCCAACATAAAGGCGAGGCCTATCCCCTGGCCGGGGGAACCGATCTTCTGGTGCGGATGAAACGAGAAGCCATCCGGCCGGCTGCGCTGGTTAATCTCAAGCGCATCAGGGAGCTTAATGGGATCCAAAGCGAGAAAGACGGCGGCATGCGGATCGGTGCCCTGACCACGATTGCCGATATCGAGAACTCTACGGTGGTTCATACAAGCCACCCGGTCCTGGCACAGGCGGCCGGTGTCTTGGGCGCGCAGCCCCTCAGAAATTTGGCCACCATCGGCGGCAATATCGGAAGAGCATCGCCGGCGTCGGACATGGCGCCGTCTCTCATGGTCCTTCAGGCCCGGGTTGCCACTGAAGGGGCGTCCGGCCCCGGTGAGCGGGAAATCGACAAGGTTTTTGCGGGACCCGGTTCAACAACCCTCTCTGATGGCGAGATCATGACCGCCTTCTATTTTCCTGCCATGGCGCCTGCCACCGGCGCCGCCTACCTGAAGATGGGCCGTCGCAGCGGCGGCGGCGACTGTGCCCTGGTGGGGGTTGCCGCCTTGCTGACCCTGGGATCGGGTGAGGCCAGGGCGGTCCGGATCGCCATGTCTTCGGTGGGTCCCACACCCCGGCGGGCCAATAAGGCCGAAGCAGTCATCCTGTCGGGAACGATTACGGAAGAACGCATGAGAGATGCCGCCCGCGTGGCCGCGGAGGAAGCGGCGCCCATTACCGACATGCGCTGCAGCGCCTCCTATCGAAAAGAAATCATCAAGGTACTGACATTTCGGGCGCTGCAGGAGGCAAATCAAAAGGCTCAAGGAGGGCAGGCAACGTGA
- a CDS encoding (2Fe-2S)-binding protein, whose translation MKISIDIHVNGEQYPAEVEPRTTLLEFLRGTLHLTGTKEGCGLGDCGTCIVLLDGKPVNSCLVLAVDANGRRVTTIEGLAEDGKLHPVQQSFIDNGAVQCGFCTPAMILTTKALLDKNPDPAEGEIKQALGGILCRCGSYQKILNSVQAVGKGERK comes from the coding sequence GTGAAAATATCCATCGATATCCATGTAAACGGGGAACAATACCCGGCGGAAGTGGAACCGCGAACGACCCTACTGGAATTTCTGCGCGGAACACTTCATCTGACGGGAACCAAGGAGGGTTGCGGCCTCGGAGATTGCGGCACTTGCATCGTGCTGCTTGACGGAAAACCGGTTAACTCCTGTCTGGTCCTGGCGGTGGATGCCAATGGGCGGCGGGTCACCACCATTGAAGGCCTGGCCGAAGACGGAAAACTCCATCCCGTGCAGCAGAGCTTTATCGACAACGGCGCGGTCCAGTGCGGCTTCTGTACGCCTGCCATGATCCTGACCACCAAGGCGCTTCTGGATAAAAATCCGGATCCTGCCGAGGGAGAGATCAAACAGGCCCTGGGCGGTATTCTCTGCAGGTGCGGCTCTTACCAGAAAATTCTCAATTCGGTTCAGGCGGTGGGCAAAGGGGAGCGGAAATGA
- a CDS encoding xanthine dehydrogenase family protein molybdopterin-binding subunit, with product MMSQKGSAGYVGKRVLRVDAPAKVTGNAVYGIDIELPGMLHGATLRSPYPHADIVEIDTSAALKAPGVRAVVTGKDFPCYFGDMVRDQPFLAVDRVRFVGDPVAAVAAETEAQALEALEKIRVKYRELPAVFDPREAMAEGAPLIHPDFEKYTRNIPASMVPHTNICVSRKFSLGDVEKGFAEADEIFEDSFSAQALSHVTMEPHTAIAQFTPLDGHYTVWSPSDRPQRLHKELADALGLAHTRIRFIVPYVGGSYGGKNTLRAEAIAVALARFTHGRPVKVVFSRAEALTATQTRLAAFMKLTTGVRKDGTFTARRAEIVWDNGAYISNAPGVANRGVLTILGPYRIPNLDLVSRLVYTNKETTGSYRGFGTTQVTWACEVQMDIIAAKLGIDPLTIRLKNAYVEGDAYINGQIMRDVRVKETIEKAGREIKLEKDSTSPSPTRRRGKGIATMLKSTATPTDSFCAIKVDMDGGVTVFSSSSEIGAGEQTMMAQIAADAVGVPLSAVSVPNPDTAITPYDHGVSSSRTTYHMGNCVQQAGRDVRKRLLGIAAEVLATDPERLSLFEGNIIETGVGQRMTLKELLSKKFNNKSGAIFGEGHFTPAGNPVLEAREGLKGISSIFWMFATHAAEVEVDTETGVVKVLNVAAAHDIGRAINPVGCEQQIEGSVILGISNTLFEEFKMENGRILNDSLSDYKLATMEDLPKIVSIFVEAEPDREALAVVKGIGEPAAAATAPAIANAIYNAVGVRIKDLPITPDKVLAALREKDNQKGR from the coding sequence ATGATGTCTCAGAAGGGTTCAGCAGGGTATGTAGGCAAACGGGTGTTGCGGGTGGACGCGCCCGCCAAAGTGACCGGAAATGCCGTATACGGGATTGATATCGAACTTCCCGGCATGCTCCATGGTGCAACGCTCAGAAGCCCCTACCCCCATGCCGATATCGTTGAGATAGATACTTCCGCTGCGTTGAAGGCGCCGGGGGTCAGAGCGGTTGTGACGGGAAAAGACTTTCCCTGCTATTTCGGCGATATGGTCAGGGATCAGCCCTTTCTGGCCGTTGATCGGGTGCGCTTTGTGGGCGATCCGGTTGCGGCGGTTGCGGCCGAAACCGAAGCCCAGGCCCTGGAAGCGCTGGAAAAAATTCGGGTGAAATATAGAGAACTGCCGGCGGTTTTCGATCCCCGCGAGGCAATGGCCGAAGGCGCGCCGCTGATTCATCCGGATTTTGAAAAATATACGCGCAACATTCCCGCCAGCATGGTTCCCCATACGAATATCTGCGTTTCCCGCAAATTCAGCCTCGGGGATGTGGAGAAAGGGTTTGCGGAAGCGGATGAGATTTTCGAGGATTCCTTTTCGGCCCAGGCCCTGTCCCATGTGACCATGGAGCCCCATACCGCAATCGCTCAGTTCACGCCCCTGGACGGGCATTATACCGTCTGGTCGCCTAGCGACAGACCCCAGCGGCTGCATAAGGAACTGGCGGATGCGCTGGGCCTTGCCCATACCCGGATCCGGTTTATCGTCCCATATGTGGGCGGCTCTTACGGCGGCAAGAATACGCTGCGGGCGGAAGCCATTGCCGTGGCCCTGGCCCGGTTCACCCACGGCCGGCCGGTCAAAGTGGTATTCTCCAGGGCCGAGGCGCTGACCGCCACCCAGACCCGTCTGGCTGCTTTTATGAAGCTCACCACCGGCGTCAGAAAAGACGGCACCTTTACCGCCCGCCGGGCTGAGATCGTCTGGGACAACGGGGCATATATATCCAACGCACCCGGAGTCGCCAACCGGGGCGTCCTGACCATCCTGGGTCCCTACCGCATTCCCAACCTGGATCTGGTCTCCAGGCTCGTCTACACCAATAAGGAGACAACCGGTTCTTACCGGGGCTTCGGCACCACCCAGGTAACCTGGGCGTGCGAGGTGCAGATGGATATCATTGCCGCAAAACTGGGCATTGATCCCCTGACGATACGGCTTAAGAACGCGTATGTGGAGGGCGACGCTTACATCAATGGCCAGATTATGCGGGATGTCCGGGTAAAAGAAACCATTGAAAAAGCCGGCCGTGAGATCAAGCTTGAAAAAGACAGCACAAGTCCTTCCCCGACACGGCGCCGGGGCAAGGGGATTGCAACGATGCTAAAGAGCACGGCGACGCCCACCGATTCTTTTTGCGCCATCAAGGTCGATATGGACGGGGGGGTGACCGTCTTCAGCAGTTCATCGGAAATCGGGGCCGGCGAACAGACGATGATGGCCCAGATCGCGGCCGATGCGGTGGGGGTTCCGCTTTCGGCTGTTTCCGTTCCCAACCCGGATACTGCGATAACGCCTTACGACCACGGGGTTTCCTCCAGCCGGACGACCTATCATATGGGCAACTGCGTTCAACAGGCCGGCCGGGATGTACGCAAGCGGCTCCTTGGCATAGCCGCCGAAGTATTAGCGACAGACCCGGAGCGCCTGTCGCTGTTCGAGGGAAACATCATTGAAACAGGCGTCGGCCAACGAATGACCCTGAAGGAACTGCTCTCGAAAAAGTTCAACAACAAGAGCGGGGCCATTTTCGGCGAGGGACACTTTACACCTGCCGGCAACCCGGTCCTGGAAGCCCGGGAGGGGCTTAAGGGGATCAGCAGCATTTTCTGGATGTTTGCCACCCACGCCGCTGAAGTGGAGGTGGATACGGAGACCGGGGTTGTGAAGGTCCTGAACGTTGCAGCCGCTCACGATATCGGCCGGGCCATTAATCCGGTGGGGTGCGAGCAGCAGATAGAGGGGTCGGTTATTTTGGGGATTTCCAACACGCTCTTTGAGGAATTTAAAATGGAAAACGGGCGGATCTTAAATGACAGCCTTTCCGATTACAAGCTGGCCACCATGGAAGATCTGCCCAAGATCGTTTCCATCTTCGTGGAAGCCGAACCGGACAGGGAAGCCCTTGCGGTTGTCAAGGGGATCGGCGAGCCGGCTGCCGCCGCCACCGCACCGGCCATTGCCAATGCCATCTACAATGCGGTGGGGGTTCGCATCAAGGATCTGCCCATTACGCCGGACAAGGTTCTGGCGGCGCTGCGGGAGAAAGACAATCAGAAGGGCCGTTAA
- a CDS encoding Gfo/Idh/MocA family oxidoreductase produces the protein MKQKRVRLAIIGTGAWSGAIGNAMVKSERVKLVTCFDPIVSKREAFSLKFGCDQEKSLADVLKRDDVEGVHLTTPNALHADQTLMAARHGKHVFVDKPIANTIADAEKMIAACSDAGVVLMVGQHLRRLAGFRKIKELLLAGAIGDFIQVDANFSQNLGFALTPDAFRWSGNDSGCPAGALMTLGIHHADLFNYLFGPITDVFSFFSKLYIPAPVEDVTTTIMRFGSGALGYLGSNYASPKALWVYVYGTEANLQCTVTLQELPFEAYLLRWQMIDADTSLQIYKKGKTGAENIPLQQGNPILEEIEEFADCIRTGAQPETDGESALAALALIRTSIESARTGEKTTVQAK, from the coding sequence ATGAAACAGAAACGAGTCCGGCTGGCAATTATCGGAACCGGCGCATGGTCGGGCGCTATCGGCAACGCCATGGTAAAAAGCGAGCGGGTCAAACTCGTCACCTGTTTTGATCCGATTGTCTCGAAAAGAGAAGCGTTCAGCCTAAAATTCGGCTGTGATCAGGAAAAAAGTCTGGCAGACGTCCTCAAAAGGGATGATGTTGAAGGGGTTCATTTGACCACCCCAAATGCCCTGCATGCCGATCAGACCCTAATGGCCGCCCGGCATGGCAAGCACGTGTTCGTGGACAAACCCATTGCCAATACCATTGCCGACGCGGAAAAAATGATCGCGGCCTGCAGCGATGCCGGTGTCGTCCTGATGGTGGGCCAGCATCTGCGCCGCCTGGCGGGTTTCCGAAAAATCAAGGAGCTGCTGCTGGCCGGCGCCATTGGGGATTTCATCCAGGTGGACGCCAATTTTTCCCAGAACCTGGGGTTTGCCCTGACGCCGGACGCTTTCCGCTGGTCCGGCAACGACAGCGGATGCCCGGCCGGCGCACTGATGACACTGGGCATCCACCATGCCGATCTGTTTAATTATCTTTTCGGACCCATCACGGACGTTTTTTCTTTTTTTTCCAAACTCTATATTCCGGCGCCGGTGGAAGACGTCACCACCACCATTATGCGGTTTGGATCCGGCGCGCTGGGGTACCTGGGTTCCAACTATGCGTCGCCCAAAGCCCTCTGGGTTTACGTTTACGGAACGGAAGCCAATCTGCAGTGCACGGTTACGCTTCAGGAACTTCCTTTTGAGGCGTATCTGCTCCGGTGGCAAATGATCGATGCGGACACCTCTTTGCAGATATACAAAAAGGGAAAAACCGGGGCGGAAAATATCCCGCTGCAGCAGGGAAACCCCATCTTGGAAGAAATCGAAGAGTTTGCCGACTGCATCCGGACCGGAGCGCAGCCTGAAACCGACGGGGAAAGCGCGCTGGCAGCCCTGGCCCTGATCCGCACGTCAATAGAATCGGCCCGGACGGGAGAAAAAACCACCGTTCAAGCTAAATAA
- a CDS encoding cupin domain-containing protein codes for MKLFHTEDYIRMKNPTPGQLHRPNIVTAEDKAKDMGGMFGLLPPGSRVPYHYHKTRESVLMIISGHGIEIVEGEEFPVKAGDVMFIPAGEKHAIINQSEQDLRYLEFFTCPPVGADFVEVK; via the coding sequence ATGAAATTATTCCACACCGAAGACTACATTCGGATGAAAAACCCGACGCCGGGCCAGCTCCATCGGCCCAATATCGTAACGGCTGAGGACAAGGCCAAAGACATGGGCGGCATGTTCGGCCTGCTGCCTCCCGGCAGCCGAGTGCCGTATCATTACCATAAAACCCGCGAATCCGTTTTGATGATCATCAGCGGACATGGGATTGAAATCGTTGAGGGTGAAGAATTCCCCGTCAAGGCCGGAGATGTGATGTTTATCCCTGCCGGCGAAAAACACGCCATCATCAACCAATCGGAACAGGATCTGCGCTACCTTGAATTCTTTACCTGCCCGCCGGTCGGGGCCGACTTTGTTGAAGTGAAATAA
- a CDS encoding dihydrodipicolinate synthase family protein yields the protein MKTKLAGVFAPITTPFVNEEVSLKKFKSNIQKYNKTPLAGIFVLGSNGESKSLTESEKISLLEVVLAERGDHQMVMAGTGYESTRQTISFSKKVAGMGVDCVSVVTPSYFKKQMTDDALIAMYTEVAEALTVPVIIYNAPGFTGVTVSPKVVKALASHPNIAGMKDSSTGNMSSYLLAAQGADFNVLAGTVSTLLPSMMLGATGGVVSLANAFPASSCDLYDRHLAGDAAAALKLHNTLYVLNQSVSGSFGVAGVKYAMELGGFHGGDPRKPLLSLKEKDKESIRAAAKAAGMI from the coding sequence ATGAAAACCAAGCTTGCGGGCGTTTTTGCCCCCATCACCACCCCGTTCGTCAATGAAGAAGTTTCTCTGAAAAAATTTAAATCGAACATACAGAAATACAACAAAACCCCGCTGGCCGGCATCTTTGTCCTGGGCAGCAACGGTGAAAGCAAAAGCCTGACCGAGAGTGAAAAAATCAGTCTGCTCGAAGTGGTCCTGGCCGAAAGGGGCGACCACCAGATGGTCATGGCCGGCACCGGATATGAATCCACCCGGCAGACCATCAGCTTCAGCAAAAAAGTCGCCGGGATGGGGGTGGACTGCGTCTCCGTGGTAACACCTTCTTATTTCAAAAAGCAGATGACCGATGACGCCCTCATCGCCATGTATACCGAGGTGGCCGAGGCCCTCACGGTTCCCGTCATCATATACAACGCCCCAGGATTTACGGGCGTCACGGTGTCCCCAAAAGTGGTCAAGGCTCTGGCATCCCACCCCAATATTGCCGGCATGAAGGACTCTTCCACCGGCAACATGAGCAGCTACCTGCTGGCCGCCCAGGGGGCCGACTTCAACGTCCTGGCCGGAACGGTGAGCACCCTGCTCCCTTCCATGATGCTGGGGGCCACCGGAGGCGTCGTATCTCTGGCCAATGCGTTTCCCGCTTCATCCTGTGACCTGTATGACCGCCACCTCGCCGGCGATGCGGCAGCTGCGCTCAAGCTCCATAACACCCTCTATGTTCTCAACCAGTCGGTGTCCGGCAGTTTCGGCGTTGCCGGCGTCAAGTATGCCATGGAGCTGGGCGGCTTTCACGGCGGCGATCCCCGCAAACCTTTGCTGTCCCTGAAAGAAAAGGATAAAGAAAGCATCCGGGCGGCGGCGAAGGCAGCCGGTATGATATAG
- a CDS encoding hydroxyacid dehydrogenase — MSKLKRVLLPQPIEVEAIALLEGAGCKIVTARNPKPETVIPLLPDAEAIVLRTGIKITRDLISRAENLKIIARTGGGVDNVDVAAATERGVIVTSNVGVNTISVVEHALSLMLALSKQLSLMDRSVRSGQFSVRFQNLPRDLRGQTLGLMGFGRIGSTLGEACRQIFGMKVLAYDPFLPEELKQSAGNGVKFVARETLFSQSDIISIHIPLTEGTRHAVGAKEFAMMKPEALLINTSRGPVVDEAALAEALQEKKIGGAGLDVLEQEPPAADSKLLKLDNVILTPHTAALTRECVIRMATEAAECVIDVLTGKEPRNIANRDVLKNKRWEHLVGR; from the coding sequence TTGAGCAAATTAAAACGCGTATTGCTGCCGCAGCCGATAGAAGTTGAAGCCATCGCTCTGCTGGAAGGGGCCGGCTGTAAAATTGTCACGGCCCGGAATCCGAAGCCTGAAACCGTAATCCCCCTGCTGCCCGACGCCGAAGCGATCGTTCTTCGCACCGGCATCAAAATCACCCGGGACCTGATCTCCCGGGCTGAAAATCTGAAGATTATCGCCCGCACCGGCGGCGGCGTTGACAATGTCGATGTTGCGGCAGCGACGGAAAGGGGGGTGATCGTCACCTCCAACGTCGGCGTCAACACGATCAGTGTGGTGGAGCACGCCCTGTCCCTCATGCTGGCGCTGTCCAAGCAACTTTCCCTGATGGACCGCTCGGTTCGCTCCGGCCAGTTTTCAGTTCGTTTCCAAAACCTGCCCCGGGACCTGCGCGGCCAGACCCTGGGATTGATGGGTTTCGGCCGGATCGGCTCGACCCTCGGAGAGGCCTGCCGCCAGATCTTCGGGATGAAGGTGCTGGCGTATGACCCCTTCCTGCCGGAAGAATTAAAACAATCTGCCGGGAATGGCGTCAAATTTGTCGCCCGCGAAACCCTCTTCAGCCAGTCGGATATTATTTCCATCCATATCCCCCTGACGGAAGGGACACGCCATGCGGTGGGCGCCAAAGAGTTCGCCATGATGAAGCCGGAGGCGCTCCTGATCAACACCTCCCGCGGCCCGGTTGTTGATGAAGCTGCGCTGGCCGAGGCGCTGCAGGAAAAAAAGATAGGGGGCGCCGGCCTGGATGTTCTGGAACAGGAACCGCCTGCCGCCGACAGCAAGCTGCTGAAACTTGACAATGTCATCCTGACCCCGCACACGGCTGCCCTGACCCGTGAATGCGTCATCCGCATGGCCACAGAAGCGGCCGAATGCGTCATTGATGTTCTGACGGGAAAGGAACCCCGGAATATCGCCAATCGCGACGTTTTGAAAAATAAACGCTGGGAGCATCTGGTGGGGCGATAG